The Rosa rugosa chromosome 1, drRosRugo1.1, whole genome shotgun sequence genomic sequence CCAGAGCCTTAATTATgcgttcctcttcttcttcttcttcgattgTTTCTTCCTTTGAATCTCCATGGGTTCAATCCAAGCTCTCTCTTGCTCAAACATGATCCTCACACTCTCGGACCTCTTGGATCTTACAACCTcgcctcttcttcttcacctcagGCTCTGTGAGAGCGATCTTATTCCTAGCTCCGATCTCCCACTACCGTAGTTTCCAAGCACAGTACAGGCCTCTGTATCCGATTAACCGAATTGATCGAGCTCTCCGTCGTCGTCATCTCCCAAACCTTCACGATGCAGATGAAAggaagaggagaggagaggagatcCAATTCCAGTCGGCCAACGTGATTCAGTTCCACCGAGTTAACGAGCATCGTGACGAACACCGCCGAGCGGGTCCAGCGAGTCGACGGGGACCGTGAAGAAGGTCGTCGTTGTCCGGCACGACGgagtatagagagagagagagagagaaggggggggagagagtgagagagagataagGGCAAAATAGGTATAGCATAAAAAAAGCTGACGTTTTTGGGCTCTAAAGTGGCCTTTATGAGAACAAAAAATGTTAGGAGTTTCAAAATAACACTTacatgtaattttctatatttgGAATAATTGATATTGTGAAAGTCACTCTCACTCACATCATGAAGTTAAAAATTGTCGTTTCTCATCACAAAATTGTTCGTCCGTAGTGTCTTAACAACTGTCATTGCTACTTGCTTTCCTCACAGTACTTCTGACATACATACATGAGAGATTGAATCCCCAAACTTATTGAGAAAGTCTCCCTTCTCTCTAAGAAACCCACCAGACagttttttctccttcttcccctTCTCTTACCAGATCTATTCTTCTGATCTGGATCTTCGGCTTTAGAGTTGGGGGAGTCTCCAATTTTCCTTGTTTTTCCCCTACCCTTCGTGGTAGCTCTCTGCCTCGGCGGTGGCAGTTTTGCTTATCGTCAGCTTTCAGTTTCCTTCGTTTCCCCAATTCCCCCATAACCCAAATCTTATTCATCTTTAGAGCCCAGATTACCCATCCCATCTATCCCCTTTTCCTTCTTCATTCTCTTCGATTCTTATCCCTCTCATGTCCCCCcactcttcttcctctccgTCTGCTTTTCAAATCCTAGATTCTTCACGTTTCAGGTGCACATGCTTCATACCCATCAGTGTTTTAAACCAATGTTCGCCGATTCGATTCTCTGAATACAGCGTTGTATCGGATGTCTTACATAGGCACGTCGGCGAATCCGCTGCTGCTTATCTCTAttcctctttctcttttctatttcttttggtTACCCTCATGCCTGGCAATTGCTTGCCTGGCGATCCGCTAATGGGTTTTGTTGATGTTTTCTATGGTTTTGGGATTTGGATTGTAGAGTTCTGTTGGGATCTGGTTTGGTATTCATGTGTTGGAAAGATTTGGCTGGCTTCTAAGTCCCTCGCTGCAACTCCCGTGACGTTTCTGAGTCACACGGTGGATCGCTTGTCGGCGACGACGACAAGATCGCTCTCCCCTTCTGCTGGGCTTGCTAGTGGGCTGATTGTCATTGGGTTTGGCAATTGCTTGCCTGGCGATCTGCTGATGGGTTTTGTTGATGTTTTCTATGGTTTTGGGATTTGGATTGTAGAGTTCTGTTGGGATCTGGTTTGGTATTAATTCATGTGTTGGAAAGATTTGGCTGGCTTCTAAGTCCCTCGCTGCAACTCCCGTGACGTTTCTGAGTCACACGGTGGATCGCTTGTCGGCGACGACGACAAGATCGCTCTCCCCTTCTGCTGGGCTTGCTAGTGGGCTGATTGTCATTGGGTTTGGCAATTGCTTGCCTGGCGATCTGCTGATGGGTTTTGTTGATGTTTTCTATGGTTTTGGGATTTGGATTGTAGAGTTCTGTTGGGATCTGGTTTGGTATTCATGTGTTGGAAAGATTTGGCTGGCTTCTAAGTCCCTCGCTGCAACTCCCGTGACGTTTCCGAGTCACACGGTGGATCGCTTGTCGGCGACGACGACAAGATCGCTCTCCCCTTCTGCTGGGCTTGCTAGTGGGCTGATTGTCATTGGGTTTGGCAATTGCTTGCCTGGCGATCTGCTGATGGGTTTTGTTGATGTTTTCTATGGTTTTGGGATTTGGATTGTAGAGTTCTGTTGGGATCTGGTTTGGTATTCATGTGTTGGAAAGATTTGGCTGGCTTCTAAGTCCCTCGCTGCAACTCCCGTGACGTTTCTGAGTCACACGGTGGATCGCTTGTCGGCGACGACGACAAGATCGCTCTCCCCTTCTGCTGGGCTTGCTAGTGGGCTGATTGTCATTGGGTTTGGCAATTGCTTGCCTGGCGATCTGCTGATGGGTTTTGTTGATGTTTTCTATGGTTTTGGGATTTGGATTGTAGAGTTCTGTTGGGATCTGGTTTGGTATTCATGTGTTGGAAAGATTTGGCTGGCTTCTAAGTCCCTCGCTGCAACTCCCGTGACGTTTCTGAGTCACACGGTGGATCGCTTGTCGGCGACGACGACAAGATCGCTCTCCCCTTCTGCTGGGCTTGCTAGTGGGCTGATTGTCATGGGGTTTGTTTGTTGTTGGGTTTTGTTATTTACTTCCTTGCTTATGTACCTTTGGTTGTGTTTTTGATTCAATAATACTCTATTaaccgccaaaaaaaaaaaaagcttattTGAATCATAACTTATTTTTCCACCCTTTActgtatatataattttattttatttctatgTTGTCGGGTCTTTGATCAAATACAAAAATGCGATGGATTAAtcttaataaataaaatatcttTAGTGCAATAATAGAGACTTAATGTACGTATTCCCTACAGAGTTGGTACATTGACTAAATCCACTAATGCAGCCAACGCGAGCTCATGATAATATTTGACCAATAGATTTTTACTAAATATAATCTTTTTGGTAAGAAATCTTGCATAAAGGAGTGGTGCTGAATTAAATAGCTGGTTTGGTACCTAATCTTGATTCAATGCTTCTTGTTTGTTATATATGTGATCTACTCTTTTGCCAAGTATTGCTTTGTAAGATAAAATCCTACTTTTTTGGTGGACgataatctccaaacatatcaTGATGATTTCCTCTATCTGCTTCATATTTTTTCTCATTCTCTCCTCTTCCTATGCTGCTGTCCAAGATTTCTGTGTTGCAGACTACACAGCTCCTCCAAGCCCTGCAGGATACTCTTGCAAAAACCCCTCAGATGTTAAGGTGGACGATTTCGTGTACTCTGGTCTAGGAGTTCCTGGTAACAACTTAAAATTAAACAAAGTCCGACTTAAAGCTGCATTTGTTGCCCAATTTCCTGGTCTAAATGGCCTTGGTATTTCGCTGGCTCGTGCGGATATGGAGGTTGGTGGAGTTGTTCCGATGCACACTCACCACGGAGCTTCAGAGGTCATACTTGTTGCGGAAGGCAAAGTTATAGCTGGGTTCATCGCCTCGGATAACAAAGCTTATGTAAAAAATCTGAAGAAAGGTGATATTATGGTTTTACCTCGAGGTTTGCTTCACTTCCAAGTAAATGCAGGTGATACTCGAGCCCTTGTATTTGCTAGCTTCAGCAGTGACGACCCAGGTGTGCAGCGTCTGGAGACTGCACTGTTTCAAAACGATTTACGTACTGAATTGATAGCACAGACTACTCTCCTTGACAGTCACTAGTACAAAATTGAAAATAGATAACGGTTCCGCACCGTTGTctgaaaaaatatattttcgTTGTCTAGGTGAGTGTTGTCTTTTTACGCTTCACTCTACAACGGTACTTCACCGATGTTGAACATAATAAAGTACAACAGCTTTTAGTCAGAAATCGTTGTAGATATACTCAGCACATACCGTTAGCACTAAATGCACCGTTGTGTATGTAATTATTCAATAACGGTTTTCGCTTACATACCGATGTGGTAATATAATTTACACATCACTTTTGGCCTTCAACAACTTTCATACACAACTGTTGTTACcaaaaaaatgttggcttcgaggATTGTATACATCGATTTTTAGTTGAAAAATATTTTCCAACTTCATTACACAACAGTTTCTCGTCAAAAGCGTTGGTGTTGAGAAACTGTTACATCGGTTTCTAAATTGATAACGTTGTCGGTGATGATGAAGATAGTAAATTACAACACTTTCTAGAATAAATCCATTGTCTGTTAGCTAGAGAGACGGCGATTTTTTTCAACCATGATCTAGTGCATCAATTCaagaaattgaaatgaaattgcAATATATTAATAGAGTATAGAACTGAAGATCCACATTGCAAAAGTCAAAGTCTACTTGCAATGGAAAAGGTAAATTTTGCTACAAAGAAGTTTCACTAGGTACAGAGTTAAACCATAGAATTGATGAAGATCCACATTGTAAAACTCTAAAGATACTTATCGCTAACGAATTCTTCCCATCATGGAGTTCATTGACTTCTTCTTGAAGGAATGTGGTCTCTATAATTCCTTCtcactgcaaaaaaaaaaaaaatttaaaaagataaaaaaattataaaccaATAGCATAAAACCATATGCAATTAGTCATCAGTCTGCTATATCAGAAAAAGTATTGTGACATTTGATAGTCCTGTAGCTATACACACTTCATCAATAGTCCTGATACCCAGTAGCTACCCAGAGCTAAATCAGAAAAGTATTATGACATTCGATAGTCATATAGCTAAATCAAAAAAGTATTGTGACATTCGATAGTCCTATAGCTAAATCAGAAAAGTATTACCTAAGAATTTCCAGCTACCTAGTAGCTGTTATTTGCATACTCtaaaaacaacaattaatttgtTCTCTACCTGTAGCTATACACACTTCATCAATAGTCCTGGTATTGAATAGCAGGGCTACAACAAAAATGAAGCAAGCATCTCCAGAAGCTAATATTTAAGAGAAAATGATCGCACAGACCTTTTAAAGTTCATACATTTCCAATAAGATGGTTAAAGCAAAAAGAAGCGCTTCAATCGTTTTGTTTTACACTAAATTTAATTAAGAATATA encodes the following:
- the LOC133722460 gene encoding auxin-binding protein ABP19b-like; this encodes MMISSICFIFFLILSSSYAAVQDFCVADYTAPPSPAGYSCKNPSDVKVDDFVYSGLGVPGNNLKLNKVRLKAAFVAQFPGLNGLGISLARADMEVGGVVPMHTHHGASEVILVAEGKVIAGFIASDNKAYVKNLKKGDIMVLPRGLLHFQVNAGDTRALVFASFSSDDPGVQRLETALFQNDLRTELIAQTTLLDSH